One genomic region from Balaenoptera acutorostrata chromosome 1, mBalAcu1.1, whole genome shotgun sequence encodes:
- the LOC103017774 gene encoding uncharacterized protein LOC103017774, with the protein MVKRAGLTPANSARRPTLNTSDHQRASDAHLGWSGWAHLQPGASSWAKQYWNLAATWMWMGQEESRRPGCRAMNNGPERRWTCPWAPGVAVERGRESQTDQESKQIITTRYAGETTVVDAYNGRFFLATQRNKVLPRATTWRMNPGNIMLSERSQTQKTTSCVYAPKAVCGDSCTTLSFHGVADCIIVQNYRPLLQGDCMPSDILGVLDYGTCSSQRNVSRSDARCFQGENFRASAQVPRCVYFCPKMTSFQMEAPVSAGALE; encoded by the exons aTGGTCAAGAGGGCAGGGCTGACCCCAGCGAACTCTGCAAGGAGACCCACCTTGAACACGTCTGATCACCAAAGGGCCTCAGATGCCCATCTAGGCTGGTCCGGCTGGGCCCACCTGCAACCGGGGGCAAGCAGCTGGGCCAAGCAGTATTGGAATCTGGCAGCGACATGGATGTGGATGGGCCAGGAAGAGTCCCGGCGGCCCGGCTGCAGAGCGATGAATAATG GTCCTGAGAGAAGGTGGACCTGCCCTTGGGCTCCTGGAGTGGCTgttgagaggggaagagagagccaGACAGACCAAGAGAGCAAGCAAATAATAACGACCCGATATGCCGGGGAAACGACTGTGGTAGACGCATACAACGGGAGATTTTTTTTAGCCACGCAAAGGAACAAAGTCCTGCCACGTGCTACAACTTGGAGGATGAACcctggaaacattatgctaagtgaaagaagccagacacaaaagaccacatccTGCGTTTATGCTCCAAAAGCTGTTTGTGGCGACAGTTGCACAACCCT CTCCTTCCACGGTGTGGCAGATTGCATTATAGTTCAAAATTACCGACCACTCCTCCAGGGGGATTGTATGCCCAGTGACATCCTTGGAGTGCTTGACTACGGGACCTGCTCTAGCCAAcggaatgtgagcagaagtgatgcgCGTTGTTTCCAGGGAGAAAATTTCAGAGCCAGCGCGCAGGTTCCCaggtgtgtctatttctgccccaAGATGACATCATTCCAGATGGAGGCTCCTGTGTCAGCCGGGGCCCTAGAGTGA